A portion of the Fibrobacter sp. UWB4 genome contains these proteins:
- a CDS encoding glycosyl hydrolase — MKRLLEFVCTQKGTSPIILIFCEENVKNVKWVWTTNVTNHGEGATLTGNYPGDEFVDYFSIDGYNWGKSQSWSSWKSFAQVFDDAYKALANINKPLFIAEISSSEKGGCKAKWITDMFEHFRTDYSRVFAVMWFSQSKDYEGD; from the coding sequence TTGAAACGGCTCTTAGAATTTGTATGCACGCAAAAGGGAACATCACCAATAATTCTGATTTTCTGCGAAGAAAACGTGAAGAACGTCAAGTGGGTCTGGACCACAAACGTCACGAACCACGGCGAAGGCGCCACGCTCACGGGCAACTATCCCGGCGACGAATTTGTGGATTACTTTTCCATTGACGGGTACAACTGGGGCAAGAGCCAAAGCTGGTCCAGCTGGAAGTCCTTTGCGCAAGTCTTCGATGACGCCTACAAGGCACTCGCAAATATAAACAAGCCGCTCTTTATCGCCGAAATCTCCAGTTCCGAAAAAGGTGGATGCAAGGCCAAATGGATTACCGACATGTTCGAGCATTTCCGCACCGACTACTCACGCGTATTTGCCGTGATGTGGTTCAGCCAAAGCAAAGACTACGAAGGCGACTGA
- a CDS encoding GntR family transcriptional regulator — MTVEDFCKWIGSSNFKDGDRLPSVREVAASSGASTFTIFRAYKKLASQGKIYGEHGNGYFWGMKPKIEVPAHELETERVERLLLEDWKSGKISVNRPLPSIKDMCQSYATTLGTMRRTLESLHANGILERRGQGRYYFVDARLAVSKTKEILLIMRCNPNGDFNCLGERELSFMRKVYVEAHRNNLNVKALGYYEEEGAFLDANGNRIKLEECRGCFGAVVSTMLVFDINKLFAKLAATRFPVAVWWEHPLYDIPRALKKEKRFAFFNLAFGEFPGRIVGRFLKKKGLTRIAFVSPYHMSMWSRDRLKGLKNVGLEVFEATDASHASPYDFMQEPRAHALYRQILMTLVKKIPPVDAWVVSNDRVGVELISLANQGKIPLPPYMVSFDNSTDSYRNRLDSFEFNVETLAEQSVFHLVSPGITLYKKGDFRELSGHVVKK; from the coding sequence ATGACAGTCGAAGATTTTTGCAAGTGGATTGGATCGTCTAATTTCAAGGATGGGGATCGGCTCCCGTCCGTGCGCGAGGTGGCGGCGTCTTCGGGGGCGTCGACGTTCACCATTTTCCGTGCTTACAAGAAGCTGGCGTCTCAGGGGAAGATTTATGGGGAACATGGCAACGGGTATTTTTGGGGGATGAAACCTAAAATCGAGGTGCCTGCGCATGAACTCGAAACGGAACGCGTAGAGCGATTGCTGCTGGAGGACTGGAAGTCGGGAAAGATTTCGGTTAATCGCCCGCTTCCATCAATCAAGGACATGTGTCAGTCTTATGCGACGACGTTGGGGACCATGCGGCGTACACTGGAATCATTGCATGCAAATGGAATTTTGGAACGCAGGGGGCAAGGGCGTTATTATTTTGTCGATGCCCGGTTGGCGGTTTCTAAGACAAAAGAAATTCTCCTGATTATGCGTTGCAACCCTAACGGGGATTTTAATTGTCTTGGCGAACGCGAACTTTCGTTTATGCGAAAAGTGTATGTGGAAGCGCACCGTAATAACTTAAACGTCAAGGCGCTTGGCTATTACGAAGAAGAGGGCGCATTTTTGGATGCGAACGGCAACCGCATCAAGCTGGAAGAATGCCGAGGCTGCTTTGGAGCCGTTGTCTCGACGATGCTCGTATTCGATATCAATAAACTATTTGCAAAACTTGCGGCAACGCGTTTCCCTGTAGCAGTGTGGTGGGAGCACCCGCTGTACGACATTCCGCGTGCGTTGAAAAAAGAAAAGCGATTTGCGTTTTTCAACCTCGCCTTTGGTGAGTTCCCGGGACGCATTGTCGGGCGTTTTCTGAAGAAAAAAGGCTTGACGCGGATAGCCTTTGTTTCTCCGTATCACATGAGCATGTGGTCGAGGGACCGCTTGAAAGGTCTCAAGAATGTGGGGCTTGAGGTGTTCGAAGCGACTGATGCCTCGCATGCGAGCCCTTATGACTTTATGCAGGAACCGCGTGCACATGCCCTTTATAGACAAATTTTAATGACGCTCGTGAAAAAAATCCCGCCTGTGGATGCGTGGGTTGTTTCTAACGACAGGGTCGGTGTCGAGCTGATTTCGCTTGCGAACCAGGGCAAGATTCCGCTCCCGCCTTACATGGTTTCGTTCGACAACTCTACGGATAGCTACCGCAACCGCCTGGATTCTTTCGAGTTCAACGTGGAAACGCTTGCTGAACAGTCTGTGTTTCACTTGGTTTCGCCGGGTATTACCTTGTATAAAAAAGGCGATTTCCGTGAACTCTCGGGGCATGTTGTCAAGAAGTAA
- the eno gene encoding phosphopyruvate hydratase, whose translation MAKIAKVWARQILDSRGNPSLEVDVTLDNGIVGHAAVPSGASTGEREACELRDGDKKTYLGKGTLTAVKNVNTKIAKKIVGMDPSKQTEVDDAMIELDGNRMLKNTLGANAILGVSMAVCVAAAKDAGLPLYQYIAKLHGTEKLTLPCPMCNVINGGAHSSAPIDFQEFMIAPVGAKTFSKGLQMVTEIFHALKAVLKKGGFDTTVGDEGGFAPGVAIKPAKNKFGYEIKDVMTLEKALAALKTATENAGYVFGKDIKIALDVASSEFCDKDTEKEGSKAVTYTFKKSTKKTLKSADMVKLYEKLIDKYSIFSIEDGLDEADWAGWKVLTDKLGGKINLVGDDLFVTNPTIFDEGIKAGIANAILIKVNQVGSVSETLAAIKRAQVEGYAPIVSHRSGETEDTFIADLAVGTAAGQIKTGSLSRTDRVCKYNRLLRIEEELGKAAVYAGDPRKGAKAPAKKAPCKKGCKKA comes from the coding sequence ATGGCTAAAATCGCTAAAGTTTGGGCTCGTCAGATTTTGGATTCCCGTGGCAATCCGTCTCTCGAAGTCGATGTCACTCTTGACAACGGTATCGTTGGTCACGCAGCTGTTCCGAGTGGCGCATCCACCGGTGAACGCGAAGCTTGCGAACTCCGCGACGGCGACAAGAAGACCTATCTCGGCAAGGGCACTCTCACTGCCGTGAAGAACGTCAACACCAAGATCGCTAAGAAGATCGTTGGCATGGATCCGTCCAAGCAGACTGAAGTTGATGACGCTATGATCGAACTCGACGGCAACCGCATGCTCAAGAACACGCTCGGTGCAAACGCTATCCTCGGCGTTTCCATGGCTGTTTGCGTTGCTGCTGCTAAGGATGCTGGCCTTCCGCTTTACCAGTACATTGCTAAGCTCCATGGCACTGAAAAGCTCACCCTCCCGTGCCCGATGTGCAACGTGATCAACGGTGGTGCTCACTCTTCCGCTCCGATCGACTTCCAGGAATTCATGATCGCTCCGGTTGGCGCTAAGACTTTCTCCAAGGGTCTCCAGATGGTGACCGAAATCTTCCACGCTCTTAAGGCTGTCCTCAAGAAGGGTGGTTTCGACACGACCGTCGGTGACGAAGGTGGCTTTGCTCCGGGCGTTGCTATCAAGCCGGCTAAGAACAAGTTCGGTTACGAAATCAAGGACGTGATGACCCTCGAAAAGGCTCTCGCTGCTTTGAAGACCGCTACTGAAAACGCTGGTTACGTTTTCGGCAAGGACATCAAGATCGCTCTTGACGTTGCTTCTTCCGAATTCTGCGACAAGGATACTGAAAAGGAAGGCTCCAAGGCTGTTACCTACACCTTCAAGAAGAGCACCAAGAAGACCCTCAAGTCTGCTGACATGGTCAAGCTCTATGAAAAGCTCATCGACAAGTACTCCATCTTCTCCATTGAAGACGGTCTCGATGAAGCTGACTGGGCAGGTTGGAAGGTTCTTACCGACAAGCTCGGTGGCAAGATCAACCTCGTGGGTGACGACCTGTTCGTTACGAACCCGACCATCTTCGACGAAGGCATCAAGGCTGGCATCGCTAACGCTATCCTTATCAAGGTGAACCAGGTCGGTTCTGTTTCTGAAACCCTCGCTGCTATCAAGCGCGCTCAGGTTGAAGGCTATGCTCCGATCGTTTCTCACCGTTCTGGCGAAACCGAAGACACCTTCATTGCTGACCTCGCCGTCGGTACTGCCGCTGGCCAGATCAAGACTGGTTCCCTCTCTCGTACGGACCGCGTCTGCAAGTACAACCGCCTCCTCCGCATCGAAGAAGAACTCGGCAAGGCTGCTGTCTACGCTGGCGATCCGCGCAAGGGTGCCAAGGCTCCGGCTAAGAAAGCTCCGTGCAAGAAGGGCTGCAAGAAGGCCTAA
- a CDS encoding glycoside hydrolase family 26 protein, with the protein MFKSLLFTLGILPMTALAFQVGAWVGGPGQYPQPTQENVQAFQDLQGTHIDLISYFALFDVNDWNATEEFANVAKDNGSTLVVTWMANGYNAQDLVNGKADEYIREYAKGVKDYGEEIWLRPLHEANGDWYDWGVGKAGAGNTDANVAEAFRHIVKIFKEEGVTNVKWVWTTNASNAGKGSTLTGNYPGDEYVDYISIDGYNWGKCQSWSSWQTFSQVFKKSYDALAKINKPLFIAEISSSELGGNKAEWITDMFEHFATDFSRVFAVMWFSQSKEDNEGDWALNTSQAAVDAWKAGIAKMKALDSSTSIKPAGRASSSSFRLQDGKLYMQTGKALKASVVQFDYQGRVLWQSPVQHFSAGVHAIDAPKASTRSLFKLSVKR; encoded by the coding sequence ATGTTCAAATCACTACTCTTCACATTGGGGATCTTGCCTATGACCGCTTTAGCATTCCAAGTCGGCGCCTGGGTCGGTGGCCCCGGCCAATACCCGCAGCCCACCCAAGAAAACGTGCAGGCATTCCAGGATTTGCAGGGCACACATATCGACCTCATCAGCTATTTCGCGCTCTTTGACGTGAACGACTGGAACGCAACCGAGGAATTCGCAAATGTTGCGAAAGACAACGGCTCCACGCTTGTGGTGACCTGGATGGCAAACGGCTACAACGCCCAGGATTTGGTGAACGGCAAGGCCGATGAATACATCCGCGAATACGCCAAGGGCGTCAAAGACTACGGCGAAGAAATCTGGCTCAGGCCGCTTCACGAAGCAAACGGCGACTGGTACGACTGGGGCGTAGGCAAGGCTGGCGCCGGAAACACCGACGCAAACGTCGCCGAAGCATTCCGTCATATCGTAAAAATCTTCAAGGAAGAAGGCGTAACGAACGTCAAATGGGTATGGACCACCAACGCCTCAAACGCAGGAAAGGGTTCGACGCTTACCGGCAACTACCCCGGCGACGAATACGTCGACTACATCTCCATCGACGGCTACAACTGGGGCAAATGCCAGAGTTGGTCTAGCTGGCAGACGTTCTCGCAGGTGTTCAAAAAATCCTACGACGCACTCGCCAAGATCAACAAGCCGCTCTTTATCGCTGAAATTTCCAGCTCCGAACTTGGCGGCAACAAGGCTGAATGGATTACCGACATGTTCGAGCACTTCGCGACCGACTTCTCCCGCGTATTCGCAGTGATGTGGTTCAGCCAGAGCAAGGAAGATAACGAAGGCGACTGGGCACTCAACACCTCGCAGGCTGCAGTTGATGCATGGAAGGCGGGCATCGCGAAGATGAAGGCCTTGGACAGCAGCACCTCCATCAAACCAGCCGGGAGGGCATCCAGCAGCTCCTTTCGCCTGCAAGACGGCAAGCTCTACATGCAGACCGGCAAAGCATTAAAGGCAAGCGTCGTGCAGTTTGACTACCAGGGCCGCGTCCTATGGCAGAGCCCGGTGCAGCACTTCTCCGCGGGCGTACACGCTATCGACGCCCCCAAGGCAAGTACGCGAAGCCTATTCAAGCTCTCCGTGAAGCGCTAA